A genome region from Hemitrygon akajei chromosome 14, sHemAka1.3, whole genome shotgun sequence includes the following:
- the LOC140738923 gene encoding hydroxycarboxylic acid receptor 2-like, translating to MANSTPECAPGEDVNSSYNPPVIIVTFILGIVGNTVALWIFCAHVKSRKPSIVYSVNLMIADTLLMCCLPFRADYFLRGKDWIFGEGLCRLNVFMISLNRIGSVFFLMVIAIDRYFKVVHPHHKVNKIPTRCAVMIAGGLWIVAVAICLHLLIDKHDFKQHNVTNCEPFSINKALSPTAVWTDFIFIFFQFLLPVSVILFSTSSIIWKLRQMETGMRGKYKRTVKLVTAVAAVFVICFLPTSVAVVAVLVTELRRPFDCKSYHTAVNIFYNTLFITYLNSVVDPIIYYFSTSQFQHALEKALHDLNLSSSRSATEPGTSKEEQTVGQQTSSVTAF from the coding sequence ATGGCGAACTCGACCCCGGAATGTGCTCCTGGTGAAGATGTTAACTCGTCCTACAACCCGCCCGTAATTATCGTCACATTCATCCTCGGGATTGTTGGAAATACggttgctttgtggatcttttGTGCTCATGTGAAGTCCCGGAAACCAAGTATTGTGTATTCAGTGAATCTGATGATTGCGGACACTCTGTTAATGTGCTGTCTACCCTTCCGAGCTGATTATTTTCTCCGAGGGAAGGACTGGATTTTTGGTGAAGGACTGTGTCGACTGAACGTTTTCATGATTTCCCTGAACCGGATTGGCAGCGTCTTTTTCCTCATGGTTATTGCAATCGATCGTTACTTTAAGGTGGTTCATCCACACCACAAGGTAAACAAGATCCCTACAAGGTGTGCGGTGATGATAGCAGGCGGTCTGTGGATTGTAGCGGTGGCTATTTGTTTGCACTTGCTGATAGACAAACATGACTTCAAACAACACAACGTGACAAACTGTGAGCCTTTCAGCATCAACAAGGCTCTGAGTCCCACAGCAGTTTGGACtgactttatttttatattctttcaGTTTCTTTTGCCAGTTTCAGTTATCCTCTTCTCTACGTCCTCCATCATCTGGAAGTTACGCCAGATGGAAACTGGAATGCGGGGTAAATATAAGCGAACTGTGAAACTTGTGACAGCCGTGGCTGCAGTTTTTGTCATTTGCTTCTTGCCCACCAGTGTTGCTGTGGTCGCGGTTTTGGTCACTGAACTAAGAAGACCCTTCGACTGCAAGTCGTATCACACAGCAGTGAATATCTTTTACAATACGCTGTTTATAACGTATCTGAACAGTGTGGTCGATCCCATTATTTACTATTTTTCTACTTCGCAGTTTCAACATGCTTTAGAGAAGGCTCTACATGATCTTAATTTAAGCTCTTCCAGATCAGCCACTGAACCCGGAACATCCAAGGAGGAGCAGACTGTGGGTCAGCAAACGAGCTCTGTAACAGCTTTCTGA